From Candidatus Saganbacteria bacterium, one genomic window encodes:
- a CDS encoding UTP--glucose-1-phosphate uridylyltransferase, with amino-acid sequence MPSRISLVVNELARLHGGVGVAPADIAYRRGAINSVAVVRGASGLADTTEQRLFKRLNRPELMDQARDLSGFFRTTDNNFHRIRAAMLLGRLFDHYLPDQSGLLSVGTVPFEISKAIEQRNFRVIINWHEKNEILSSQYPEATLRAVGMAYFGIAYQLAKDLVLKSIAARTPQFRDFQELGRYRLRNPDFYAEHAEEINMPVRIELTSSVGSDIFFLAMDRPSKARCINISINMRSDNSVSSAPPIKVIVKPIKEEGIRITSLDLGRTKLVTDLNDLFDMQNDELSLLKAAIVASGIVPPALKNKESEVPLLTLLKTFMSQNVSYKGFEVVSSVTDIPRGSGLAVSTNLLAALIIGLLRFSGQSDPGIPTVSEKEKVEAASRCIYAEWVGGSGGGWQDYGGMWGGFKRILGQSADPILDPDSKGSLLPRYEPLNLEDSVIKRIIDSLVLVNGGTGVDVGPVLRLISEQYFLRAEPAWDARLRTEARFDEIYLALLKGDAEKLGELEAADFVDRTIISPLSNNAYHQLVYQRLKAIFRVDLWGYDSTGGRAGAGGIFFVNPKRKAEFEESFLGISEQAQHDLSGQMSFPSGPRVYCFTVNKEGAQVQVHNRVDVERIVGSWHKVVALPLSEDSGAQMVEDLKVRYGYDEATFRQLQRMYQARELSLKTNVRIESAEVQAVDPDEGGQVKLAPLIGSEEYAAQFMAGLALLRNPLAFVILNGGESSRFGGNVAKGFSPLFDLHGKYRSPIELKLGNAAYAREAYGSLILPIFLNGFFTHERTEKILQREGYFGFPPKDVYCCTHAVTHKLVPTVGDLDYWFEYLREGNISVLGEEAIRRKREALKGQSKEQGEGSIYLSQGVEKSVELASPGHLFSFLSIISNFTLGRLIERGVGRMMVSCNDNLLATIDPAILALHAQYDRGSTAEVVPRLFDRGGGPYRIHDMVAILEDFSFRERAIPLQNPYFNPITTWMEIRVLLSLVGITESEMVSASHSNQTEQTRINEAVAALAEKIPINVVLKYVQESLGDGTTQSVPVIQFEKSYGDLISLLDPTYLVVPKSQRHTQLKSVDHVFQIIADRSLEILEPQVRLR; translated from the coding sequence ATGCCGAGTAGAATTTCTTTAGTAGTAAACGAGCTGGCCAGGCTGCATGGAGGAGTGGGTGTCGCACCGGCTGATATTGCTTACCGCAGAGGAGCGATTAATTCGGTTGCGGTTGTTAGAGGAGCGTCCGGATTGGCAGATACCACAGAACAAAGATTATTTAAGAGATTAAATCGGCCAGAGCTTATGGATCAAGCGAGAGATCTTTCGGGCTTCTTCAGAACAACTGATAATAATTTCCATCGAATTCGCGCGGCAATGTTATTGGGGAGATTGTTTGATCATTACTTGCCGGATCAATCTGGATTATTAAGCGTCGGAACGGTTCCGTTCGAAATATCTAAAGCAATTGAGCAGCGAAACTTTCGTGTAATTATCAATTGGCACGAAAAAAACGAAATTCTTTCAAGCCAATATCCGGAAGCAACGCTAAGAGCAGTTGGTATGGCTTATTTCGGGATTGCATATCAACTAGCGAAAGATCTGGTATTAAAAAGTATCGCAGCTAGAACGCCCCAATTCCGTGATTTTCAAGAATTGGGAAGATATCGTTTGCGCAACCCAGATTTTTATGCTGAGCATGCGGAAGAAATTAACATGCCCGTTAGAATCGAACTCACTAGCTCTGTCGGTTCGGACATATTTTTCCTGGCAATGGATCGGCCTTCGAAAGCCCGGTGTATTAATATTTCTATAAATATGCGTAGTGACAATAGCGTATCAAGCGCACCACCAATCAAAGTAATAGTGAAACCAATTAAAGAAGAAGGAATTCGTATTACTTCTCTTGACCTTGGACGGACAAAATTGGTAACAGATTTAAACGATTTGTTTGATATGCAAAACGATGAGCTGTCATTATTGAAAGCGGCAATTGTTGCCAGTGGAATTGTTCCGCCCGCGCTAAAAAACAAGGAAAGCGAGGTGCCGCTTCTTACTTTGCTTAAAACGTTTATGTCGCAAAACGTTAGTTATAAGGGGTTTGAAGTTGTTTCATCAGTCACAGATATTCCTCGGGGATCCGGACTCGCGGTTAGCACTAATTTATTGGCGGCGCTAATTATTGGACTCCTCCGCTTTTCAGGACAAAGCGATCCGGGTATTCCAACGGTCAGTGAAAAAGAAAAAGTGGAAGCGGCTTCCCGCTGCATTTATGCGGAATGGGTGGGTGGCAGCGGAGGCGGATGGCAAGATTACGGAGGAATGTGGGGGGGCTTCAAACGAATTCTTGGACAATCGGCGGATCCAATACTTGACCCTGACAGTAAAGGATCCTTACTGCCAAGGTATGAACCGCTTAATTTAGAAGATAGTGTTATTAAAAGAATTATAGATTCCTTGGTTTTGGTAAACGGCGGAACAGGGGTAGATGTCGGTCCGGTGTTGAGGTTGATTTCGGAGCAATATTTCTTAAGGGCTGAACCGGCATGGGATGCCCGATTAAGAACAGAAGCAAGATTTGATGAGATATATTTGGCCTTATTAAAAGGAGACGCGGAAAAACTTGGTGAATTGGAAGCGGCCGATTTTGTTGACCGCACAATAATCAGCCCTCTCTCAAATAACGCGTATCACCAATTAGTTTATCAGCGGCTAAAAGCAATATTTAGGGTAGATCTCTGGGGATATGATTCGACTGGCGGAAGGGCTGGAGCGGGAGGAATTTTTTTTGTTAATCCGAAAAGGAAAGCGGAGTTTGAGGAATCTTTTTTGGGGATATCTGAACAAGCTCAACATGATCTATCGGGTCAAATGTCCTTCCCTTCCGGTCCTCGGGTTTATTGCTTCACGGTTAATAAAGAGGGCGCGCAAGTCCAAGTTCATAACAGAGTAGATGTTGAAAGAATAGTTGGTTCATGGCACAAGGTCGTTGCCCTTCCTCTTTCAGAAGATTCTGGTGCTCAAATGGTAGAAGACCTAAAAGTTAGATATGGATATGACGAGGCCACATTTAGACAACTCCAAAGGATGTATCAAGCCAGAGAATTATCACTAAAAACAAATGTCAGAATTGAGTCGGCAGAAGTGCAAGCAGTTGACCCAGATGAGGGGGGACAAGTTAAGCTTGCTCCATTAATTGGGTCGGAGGAATATGCAGCTCAATTCATGGCAGGACTTGCTCTTTTAAGGAATCCCCTTGCTTTTGTTATTCTCAACGGTGGTGAAAGCTCGCGTTTCGGCGGTAATGTAGCAAAAGGGTTTAGTCCTTTGTTTGATCTGCATGGCAAATATCGGTCTCCAATTGAATTAAAATTGGGAAATGCGGCTTATGCGCGGGAAGCTTACGGGAGCCTTATTCTACCCATTTTTTTGAATGGCTTTTTTACTCACGAAAGAACTGAAAAAATACTACAAAGAGAAGGTTATTTTGGATTTCCACCGAAAGACGTTTATTGTTGCACCCATGCGGTTACTCACAAGCTTGTCCCAACAGTCGGAGATCTGGATTACTGGTTTGAATATCTCAGAGAAGGAAATATTTCTGTGCTGGGAGAGGAAGCTATCAGAAGGAAAAGAGAAGCTTTAAAGGGTCAGTCAAAGGAACAAGGAGAAGGAAGTATTTATTTATCGCAAGGAGTGGAAAAATCTGTTGAGCTGGCTTCACCTGGTCATCTCTTTTCGTTCCTTTCAATTATATCCAATTTCACTTTAGGCAGATTGATTGAGCGCGGGGTGGGAAGAATGATGGTTTCTTGCAATGATAATCTATTAGCCACTATTGATCCGGCAATCCTAGCTCTCCACGCTCAATATGACCGGGGAAGTACCGCTGAAGTTGTTCCCAGGCTTTTTGATCGCGGAGGCGGCCCTTATAGAATACATGACATGGTTGCTATTTTGGAAGACTTCAGTTTTCGAGAAAGGGCCATTCCACTCCAAAATCCGTACTTCAATCCAATTACCACCTGGATGGAAATTAGGGTGCTTTTAAGTTTAGTTGGAATCACTGAATCAGAGATGGTTTCTGCCTCGCATAGCAATCAAACTGAACAAACTAGAATAAATGAAGCAGTGGCAGCTTTGGCTGAAAAAATACCAATCAACGTTGTTTTGAAGTATGTTCAGGAATCTCTTGGTGATGGAACAACGCAAAGTGTTCCAGTGATCCAATTCGAAAAATCCTACGGGGACCTAATCAGCCTACTTGATCCAACATACTTAGTAGTTCCAAAAAGTCAAAGACATACTCAGCTTAAGTCTGTTGATCATGTTTTTCAAATCATAGCCGATCGGTCGTTGGAAATACTAGAACCGCAAGTGAGATTAAGATGA
- a CDS encoding S8 family serine peptidase, giving the protein MTNTLTHLFHFWTHKSIPPSPYGRGVSYFKFSRLKKPGEGRNNWVRVVAIFGFWILFLGFSASYAEYVPGEIIVKFKSASASKAISIKSSAVSEKLAKIKAIRIERAFPRERQPRAPIKMMSGKQVRIPDLTLINRIFIPKDADISTAIKELRALPEIEYAEPNYIYHAFLTPNDQYFSLQYGLAKISCEAGWDATTGTSEVIVGIVDTGVNYNHADLAGKIILGYDYSNSDSDPMDDNGHGTHLAGIIGASTNNSVGIAGVNWNVKILAVKSLDSGGSGTSLGVARGINYAANNSAEVVNMSFGQPVDDATIKDSIISAYGKGCVLVAAAGNDDVNTPEYPAAYNDYVIAVGSTDQNDAKSEWGTNPNTGALQGSNYGTWVDVCAPGTLIWSTWHTGSYLQKNGTSMATPHVAALASLILSQDQTFTQSEVRSRIENSCDNIDSANPSYVGLLGRGRINVAKALGLPIAKITSPSSASYVSGTIEVSGSATSAILLNYEVQVGTGYPATLYQTLAAGTSAISQGTLCSFNTKIKSDGIHTLKLICRSTNALTSETTTKITIDNTGPIAVITSPADSAVVSGTVEIIGTASDTNLAYYALSYAKDSDYTQITSSATSVASSTLGLWNTKGLSGPYKLKLAAEDAAGHQTTKVINLEISAQDSSEQKAAPGLIKSTPNPFNPVSQSTTYFSYTLSSNSPIIIYLFNMNGELICTKSYASGDNGGKAGNNLAPWNGRDSYGQIVSTGVYFYKILDATGGRKTPIGSGRVIVIR; this is encoded by the coding sequence ATGACAAATACCCTCACCCATCTTTTCCATTTTTGGACGCATAAATCCATTCCACCCTCTCCCTATGGGAGAGGGGTTAGCTACTTTAAGTTTTCACGGCTGAAAAAACCGGGTGAGGGAAGAAATAACTGGGTGAGAGTTGTTGCTATTTTCGGATTTTGGATTTTGTTTTTGGGATTTTCTGCATCATACGCAGAGTACGTTCCAGGCGAGATAATTGTTAAATTCAAAAGCGCTTCGGCATCAAAGGCGATTTCGATCAAATCATCGGCTGTTTCAGAAAAACTGGCAAAGATAAAAGCGATCAGGATCGAAAGGGCCTTTCCCAGAGAAAGACAGCCGCGCGCGCCCATTAAAATGATGTCTGGAAAACAAGTTAGGATCCCGGACTTGACTTTGATCAACAGGATCTTTATCCCAAAAGATGCGGATATTTCTACAGCGATCAAAGAATTAAGAGCCTTGCCCGAAATCGAATACGCTGAACCAAACTATATTTATCATGCTTTTTTAACTCCTAACGACCAGTATTTTTCGCTCCAGTACGGATTGGCAAAAATAAGCTGTGAAGCCGGATGGGACGCAACCACAGGCACATCGGAAGTTATAGTCGGCATTGTAGACACAGGCGTTAATTACAACCATGCCGATCTTGCGGGAAAAATAATATTAGGGTACGATTACTCAAATTCCGACAGTGACCCCATGGATGATAACGGCCACGGCACCCATTTGGCTGGGATCATTGGCGCATCAACGAATAATTCGGTCGGCATCGCAGGAGTTAATTGGAATGTAAAAATATTGGCGGTGAAATCTTTGGATTCCGGGGGATCTGGAACATCGCTTGGCGTCGCCCGCGGCATTAACTATGCGGCCAATAATTCAGCGGAAGTCGTTAATATGAGCTTTGGCCAGCCTGTCGACGACGCAACTATCAAAGACTCGATAATCTCGGCGTACGGGAAAGGATGCGTACTTGTTGCCGCCGCCGGGAATGATGACGTGAACACTCCCGAATATCCCGCGGCCTATAATGATTATGTGATCGCAGTTGGATCAACTGACCAAAATGACGCAAAATCCGAATGGGGAACAAATCCTAATACTGGCGCTCTTCAAGGATCAAACTACGGGACATGGGTTGATGTTTGTGCTCCAGGCACACTTATCTGGAGCACTTGGCATACGGGATCATATCTGCAAAAGAACGGCACTTCGATGGCAACCCCGCATGTAGCGGCGCTCGCTTCCCTAATATTATCGCAAGACCAGACGTTCACCCAATCTGAAGTGAGAAGCAGGATCGAAAATTCCTGCGATAATATTGATTCGGCTAATCCAAGCTACGTCGGCCTTTTGGGCCGCGGAAGGATAAACGTCGCTAAAGCTTTGGGGCTTCCGATCGCGAAAATAACATCTCCTTCCAGCGCATCTTATGTCAGCGGCACGATAGAGGTCAGCGGAAGCGCCACAAGCGCCATCCTCTTGAATTATGAGGTGCAGGTAGGAACCGGGTATCCCGCAACTTTGTACCAGACATTGGCTGCCGGGACTTCGGCCATAAGCCAAGGGACCCTTTGCTCGTTTAATACAAAGATCAAAAGCGACGGGATCCATACCTTAAAACTGATCTGCAGAAGCACAAACGCTCTTACGTCAGAAACAACAACAAAAATCACAATAGATAATACTGGCCCAATTGCTGTGATAACTTCCCCCGCCGATTCGGCTGTAGTAAGCGGAACAGTTGAAATAATCGGAACCGCATCAGACACAAACCTCGCATACTATGCTCTATCCTATGCAAAAGATTCCGATTATACCCAAATAACAAGCTCCGCAACGTCTGTTGCAAGCTCAACACTCGGGCTTTGGAACACTAAAGGGCTAAGCGGCCCATATAAATTAAAACTGGCGGCGGAAGACGCGGCCGGCCATCAAACGACCAAGGTCATAAACCTCGAGATATCGGCGCAGGACAGCTCCGAGCAAAAAGCGGCTCCCGGCCTTATTAAATCAACGCCAAACCCGTTCAATCCGGTTTCGCAATCGACAACATATTTTTCATATACGCTTTCGAGCAATTCGCCGATAATTATTTACCTTTTCAACATGAATGGAGAATTAATATGCACAAAAAGTTATGCCAGCGGCGACAATGGCGGGAAAGCCGGGAACAATTTGGCGCCATGGAACGGGCGCGATTCTTACGGCCAGATAGTATCAACCGGAGTTTACTTCTACAAAATACTCGATGCCACAGGCGGTAGAAAAACCCCCATAGGATCAGGGCGCGTTATAGTCATCAGATGA
- a CDS encoding HAD-IA family hydrolase, with protein sequence MDGVIIHTCPVHEAAWRGIATVHSLQWNWQLDYTRDVFGTASPDSARLLFQSQIPDHKMAAICQEKNRIYEELLRSQILKIVVPGFHNFFESIRSSGVPIALATSSSKNEAEFVLGSLGIRAGFTAVIDVSQVAKPKPDPEIYAKACGAIGLFSYDCFGFEDSLIGIEAQNRAGLKCIVVGTMLEQTRLDTTPFKYVKYIPDFSVISLGEISLMFSLAQGGG encoded by the coding sequence ATGGACGGAGTAATCATCCACACCTGTCCGGTTCATGAAGCCGCATGGAGAGGAATTGCAACTGTCCATTCATTACAATGGAATTGGCAATTAGATTATACGCGGGATGTTTTCGGTACAGCCAGTCCTGATTCGGCCAGGCTCCTTTTTCAATCCCAGATACCTGATCACAAAATGGCGGCAATCTGCCAGGAAAAAAATCGAATTTATGAAGAACTACTTCGATCTCAAATATTAAAAATTGTTGTTCCCGGATTTCATAATTTTTTTGAATCAATCAGAAGTAGCGGAGTGCCGATCGCATTAGCTACATCTTCTTCGAAAAATGAAGCAGAATTTGTGTTAGGGTCATTAGGCATCCGCGCAGGCTTTACCGCGGTAATTGATGTTTCGCAGGTGGCTAAACCTAAGCCGGATCCGGAAATATATGCAAAAGCTTGCGGCGCAATCGGGCTTTTTTCATACGATTGTTTCGGATTTGAAGATTCATTAATTGGAATTGAAGCACAAAACCGAGCCGGCCTTAAGTGTATCGTAGTCGGAACAATGTTGGAGCAAACAAGGTTAGACACAACTCCATTCAAATACGTGAAATATATTCCGGATTTTTCAGTAATTTCTCTTGGAGAAATAAGTTTGATGTTTTCACTTGCTCAAGGAGGCGGTTAG
- a CDS encoding aminotransferase class III-fold pyridoxal phosphate-dependent enzyme, with protein sequence MTLLDGFKEYVSPVLGRYFEDLEIVSGKGCNLYDMNGKEYLDFSSGIATCSTGHCHPKVVRAAVEQTKKLIHICIGVALYEPYIKLGEELRKILPITDSQIFCCQSGSEAVEAAIKLAKYAAKKQGIIAFQGAFHGRTLGALSVTTSKIKYREGYEPLLPEVYISAFDLNAVEEIMKNHQIGGVIIEPILGEGGYIVVEKQFMKGLRALCNKYNCLLIFDEVQTGIGRTGHWFAANYFEVAPDIMALAKGIASGFPLGVCAAKKEIMAKWTPGAHGSTFGGNPVSCAAAIATLTVIQEKGLVAKADKLGKYIIKRLKAMQKSYSRIKEVRGMGLMIGVDFQDNEIVKKILNICLREGLILISTGGDGTVIRFIPPLIIKKDEIDHALFIFEKALGEIL encoded by the coding sequence ATGACATTGCTAGATGGTTTCAAAGAGTATGTTTCACCAGTCTTAGGGCGATATTTTGAAGATCTGGAGATCGTATCCGGCAAGGGCTGTAATCTTTACGATATGAATGGCAAAGAATATCTCGATTTTTCATCGGGTATCGCAACTTGTTCGACCGGACACTGCCACCCAAAAGTTGTTCGAGCGGCAGTTGAACAGACAAAAAAACTGATCCATATTTGCATCGGCGTTGCCCTGTATGAGCCATACATTAAATTGGGCGAAGAGTTACGGAAAATATTGCCGATAACCGATTCGCAAATATTTTGCTGCCAAAGCGGATCTGAAGCCGTGGAGGCTGCTATCAAACTCGCAAAATACGCAGCGAAAAAGCAGGGCATCATTGCTTTTCAAGGCGCTTTCCATGGGAGGACGCTTGGCGCATTATCTGTTACAACTTCTAAAATAAAATATCGCGAGGGCTACGAGCCATTGCTTCCGGAGGTTTATATTTCCGCTTTTGACCTGAACGCTGTTGAAGAGATCATGAAAAACCACCAGATCGGAGGAGTAATAATTGAACCGATCTTGGGCGAAGGCGGATATATTGTCGTAGAAAAACAATTTATGAAGGGATTGCGGGCTTTATGCAATAAATATAATTGTTTATTGATCTTTGATGAAGTTCAAACTGGAATTGGGCGGACAGGGCATTGGTTTGCCGCGAATTATTTTGAAGTGGCCCCTGATATTATGGCATTGGCCAAAGGCATTGCATCCGGATTTCCGCTTGGAGTTTGTGCCGCAAAAAAAGAAATTATGGCAAAGTGGACGCCTGGAGCGCATGGTTCGACATTCGGAGGGAATCCCGTAAGCTGTGCCGCTGCTATTGCTACATTAACGGTTATTCAAGAAAAAGGGCTAGTTGCGAAGGCCGATAAGCTCGGGAAATATATTATAAAACGGCTAAAAGCCATGCAGAAGAGTTATTCAAGGATAAAGGAAGTCCGTGGAATGGGGCTTATGATAGGCGTTGATTTTCAAGACAATGAGATTGTCAAAAAAATATTGAACATTTGTTTAAGGGAAGGACTAATTCTCATATCGACGGGTGGGGATGGAACTGTAATTCGTTTTATCCCGCCGCTTATCATCAAGAAAGACGAGATCGACCATGCGCTATTTATTTTCGAAAAAGCTTTAGGCGAAATTTTGTAA
- the rlmB gene encoding 23S rRNA (guanosine(2251)-2'-O)-methyltransferase RlmB, translating into MADFIAGRNPVLEALKSGRSINKILLSKTSHGTEEIIDLAKSKGVLYEFVDRSVLDRGAKDTKHQGVVAFVSAAKFVEVEDLLEIAKSKNELPFIVLLDGVEDPQNLGAILRTVDAAGAHGVVISKHRAASPNETVAKTSAGAVEHVPIARVTNLNDAMKNLKDNRVWMFGLDGEATTEITKADFKTAVGLVLGSEGNGLSRLVKENCDFLVKIPMHGKIGSLNVSVSSAIAMYEVVRQRKSLV; encoded by the coding sequence ATGGCCGATTTCATCGCGGGCCGCAATCCCGTGCTTGAGGCGTTAAAGTCAGGGCGATCGATCAATAAAATACTGCTTTCAAAGACTTCACACGGAACCGAAGAAATAATTGACCTCGCAAAAAGCAAAGGTGTTCTTTACGAATTTGTTGACAGAAGCGTTTTAGATAGAGGTGCAAAAGATACCAAGCATCAAGGTGTTGTCGCTTTTGTTTCTGCCGCAAAATTCGTCGAAGTCGAAGATCTACTTGAAATTGCCAAATCAAAAAATGAACTTCCTTTTATTGTTTTACTTGATGGGGTAGAGGATCCACAGAATTTGGGCGCTATATTAAGGACAGTTGACGCGGCGGGTGCGCATGGTGTTGTTATCTCAAAACATCGGGCGGCATCTCCAAACGAAACGGTTGCGAAGACATCCGCGGGCGCGGTCGAGCATGTTCCGATCGCGAGGGTTACAAATTTGAATGATGCCATGAAAAATCTGAAAGACAACAGGGTTTGGATGTTCGGGTTGGACGGAGAGGCAACGACAGAGATCACAAAAGCCGATTTCAAAACGGCAGTTGGTTTAGTTCTAGGCAGTGAAGGGAACGGGCTTTCAAGATTAGTCAAAGAGAATTGTGATTTCTTGGTCAAGATCCCGATGCATGGCAAGATCGGGTCGTTGAATGTTTCAGTCTCCTCTGCTATCGCGATGTACGAGGTTGTGCGCCAGCGGAAATCTCTGGTATAA